Proteins encoded in a region of the Cytobacillus pseudoceanisediminis genome:
- a CDS encoding alpha-ketoacid dehydrogenase subunit beta: MAQMTMIQAITDALRTELRNDPNVLVFGEDVGVNGGVFRATEGLQKEFGEERVFDTPLAESGIGGLAVGLGLQGYRPVPEIQFFGFVYEVMDSISGQLARMRYRSGGRYNSPVTIRSPFGGGVHTPEMHADSLEGLMAQQPGLKVVIPSTPYDAKGLLISAIRDNDPVIFLEHMKLYRSFRQEVPEEEYTIPLGKAEVKREGSDLTIVTYGAMVHESLKAAEELEKEGKSAEVIDLRTVAPIDIETIIASVEKTGRAIVVQEAQKQAGIAASVVAEINDRAILSLEAPVLRVAAPDTVFAFPQAETVWLPNYKDVIETAKKVLEF, translated from the coding sequence ATGGCGCAAATGACAATGATTCAGGCAATTACTGATGCTCTTCGCACAGAATTGCGCAACGATCCGAATGTATTGGTATTCGGTGAAGATGTGGGCGTAAACGGCGGCGTTTTCCGTGCTACCGAAGGCCTTCAAAAAGAGTTCGGCGAAGAGCGTGTATTTGATACACCTCTAGCTGAATCCGGAATCGGCGGTCTGGCAGTCGGTCTTGGTTTACAAGGCTACCGTCCGGTGCCTGAAATCCAATTCTTTGGATTCGTCTATGAAGTAATGGATTCTATTTCCGGCCAGCTGGCACGCATGCGTTACCGTTCCGGCGGAAGATATAATTCACCAGTTACAATCCGTTCACCATTCGGGGGAGGGGTACATACTCCTGAAATGCATGCTGACAGCCTGGAAGGCTTAATGGCTCAACAGCCTGGGCTAAAGGTTGTGATTCCGTCAACTCCTTATGATGCAAAGGGACTGCTTATCTCTGCAATTCGCGATAACGATCCTGTTATCTTCCTTGAGCATATGAAATTGTACCGTTCTTTCCGTCAGGAAGTGCCTGAAGAAGAATATACAATTCCTCTTGGTAAAGCAGAAGTTAAACGTGAAGGTTCCGACCTGACTATTGTGACTTACGGAGCAATGGTTCATGAATCTCTAAAAGCGGCTGAAGAGCTTGAAAAAGAAGGAAAATCTGCAGAAGTTATCGACTTGCGTACAGTTGCTCCTATTGATATTGAAACAATTATTGCTTCTGTTGAAAAGACAGGAAGAGCAATTGTTGTTCAAGAAGCACAAAAGCAGGCTGGTATTGCAGCAAGTGTCGTTGCAGAAATCAATGATCGTGCTATTCTCAGCCTGGAAGCACCAGTTCTGCGTGTAGCTGCTCCAGATACTGTTTTTGCTTTCCCGCAAGCTGAAACTGTTTGGCTTCCAAACTATAAAGATGTTATTGAAACAGCTAAAAAAGTTCTTGAATTTTAA
- a CDS encoding dihydrolipoamide acetyltransferase family protein, with protein MAFQFRLPDIGEGIHEGEIVKWFVKPGDEVQEDDVLCEVQNDKAVVEIPSPVKGKVEEILVEEGTVATVGQVLITFDAPGYEDLKFKGDHEDEAPKEEKTEAQVQATAEAGQDLKKEEAPAQDAPKEGVVISETEVDPNRRIIAMPSVRKYARDKGVDIRQVAGSGKNGRIQKDDIDAFLNGGAKAAEATAKEDAPKAEARETAPAAAQAIPAGQYPETREKMSGIRKAIAKAMVNSKHTAPHVTLMDEIDVTKLVAHRKKFKEVAANKGIKLTFLPYVVKALTSALREFPALNTSIDDAAGEIIHKHYYNIGIAADTEKGLLVPVVKDADRKSTFAISNEINELAGKARDGKLAPDEMKGASCTITNIGSAGGQWFTPVINHPEVAILGIGRIAEKPVVKDGEIVAAPVLALSLSFDHRIIDGATAQNALNHIKRLLNDPELLLMEA; from the coding sequence TTGGCATTCCAATTTAGATTGCCTGATATCGGTGAAGGTATCCATGAAGGTGAAATCGTCAAGTGGTTTGTAAAGCCAGGTGACGAAGTACAAGAAGATGACGTGCTTTGTGAAGTTCAAAACGATAAAGCGGTTGTTGAGATTCCTTCCCCAGTTAAAGGTAAAGTTGAAGAAATCCTTGTTGAAGAAGGTACAGTTGCAACTGTAGGTCAAGTATTGATTACTTTTGATGCTCCTGGTTATGAAGACCTTAAATTCAAGGGAGATCATGAAGATGAGGCTCCTAAAGAAGAAAAAACAGAAGCGCAAGTTCAGGCAACTGCTGAAGCTGGCCAGGATTTGAAGAAGGAAGAAGCTCCTGCTCAAGATGCACCAAAAGAAGGAGTAGTTATTTCTGAGACGGAAGTAGATCCTAATCGCCGTATTATTGCTATGCCGTCTGTTAGAAAATACGCTCGTGACAAAGGTGTAGATATTCGCCAGGTAGCTGGAAGCGGCAAAAATGGACGCATTCAGAAAGATGATATTGATGCATTCCTGAATGGCGGAGCAAAAGCTGCTGAAGCCACTGCTAAAGAAGACGCACCAAAAGCTGAAGCAAGAGAAACTGCACCTGCAGCTGCACAGGCGATTCCTGCTGGACAATATCCAGAAACTCGCGAGAAAATGAGCGGAATCCGTAAAGCAATTGCAAAAGCTATGGTAAACTCTAAGCATACAGCTCCACACGTAACATTAATGGATGAAATTGATGTTACGAAACTTGTTGCACACCGCAAGAAGTTTAAAGAAGTTGCAGCTAATAAAGGAATTAAGCTTACATTCCTTCCTTATGTGGTAAAAGCATTAACAAGTGCATTGCGTGAATTCCCAGCACTAAACACTTCAATCGATGATGCAGCAGGTGAAATCATCCATAAGCATTACTACAATATCGGTATTGCAGCGGATACTGAAAAAGGTCTTCTTGTGCCAGTTGTTAAGGATGCAGACCGCAAGTCGACATTTGCCATTTCTAATGAAATCAATGAGCTGGCTGGTAAAGCCCGTGATGGCAAGCTTGCTCCAGATGAAATGAAGGGGGCTTCATGCACAATTACAAATATTGGTTCTGCCGGCGGTCAATGGTTTACTCCGGTTATCAATCATCCAGAGGTTGCCATTCTTGGAATTGGCCGTATTGCTGAAAAGCCAGTAGTGAAGGACGGAGAAATTGTTGCTGCTCCAGTATTGGCATTGTCACTAAGCTTTGACCACAGAATTATTGATGGAGCAACTGCACAAAATGCATTAAATCACATCAAGCGTTTACTGAACGATCCAGAACTATTGTTAATGGAGGCGTAA
- the pdhA gene encoding pyruvate dehydrogenase (acetyl-transferring) E1 component subunit alpha, whose product MASKTKKAQFDAKKQLETVEEQFQTLQILNEEGKVVNESAMPDLSDEQLQELMRRMVYTRILDQRSISLNRQGRLGFYAPTAGQEASQLASHFALEKEDFILPGYRDVPQIIWHGLPLYQAFLWSRGHFEGGNIPEGVNVISPQIIIGAQYIQTAGVALGMKKRGEKKVAITYTGDGGASQGDFYEGINFAGAFKAPAIFIVQNNRFAISTPVEKQSAAKTIAQKAVAAGIPGIQVDGMDPLAVYAAVREARERALNGEGPTLIETLTYRYGPHTMAGDDPTRYRTSDLDNEWEKKDPLVRFRKFLEDKGIWNEDMENEVIEQAKEDIKEAIKKADDTPKQKVTDLMNIMYEEMPYNLKEQYEIYKEKESK is encoded by the coding sequence ATGGCTTCTAAAACAAAGAAGGCACAATTCGATGCTAAAAAACAGCTCGAAACAGTTGAAGAACAGTTCCAAACTCTACAAATTTTAAACGAAGAAGGCAAGGTTGTTAATGAATCAGCAATGCCTGACTTAAGCGACGAGCAGCTTCAGGAATTAATGCGCCGTATGGTTTATACTCGCATTCTTGATCAGCGATCCATTTCACTTAACAGACAAGGCCGCTTGGGCTTCTATGCTCCTACTGCCGGACAGGAAGCTTCTCAGCTAGCATCTCATTTTGCATTGGAGAAAGAAGATTTCATTCTTCCAGGATATCGTGATGTTCCTCAAATCATTTGGCACGGCCTTCCGTTATACCAGGCTTTCCTATGGTCCCGCGGACACTTTGAAGGCGGAAACATCCCTGAAGGTGTAAATGTCATTTCACCTCAGATTATCATTGGAGCTCAATATATTCAGACTGCAGGGGTTGCCCTTGGAATGAAGAAGCGCGGCGAAAAGAAGGTTGCCATCACTTATACTGGAGACGGCGGTGCTTCACAAGGTGACTTCTATGAAGGCATCAACTTTGCAGGAGCATTCAAAGCACCTGCTATCTTCATTGTTCAGAATAACCGCTTTGCAATCTCTACTCCAGTAGAAAAACAATCAGCAGCAAAAACAATTGCACAAAAAGCAGTGGCTGCCGGAATTCCTGGAATTCAGGTTGATGGTATGGATCCTCTTGCTGTCTATGCAGCTGTTCGCGAAGCGCGTGAACGTGCATTGAATGGTGAAGGTCCTACACTAATCGAAACTTTGACTTACCGCTACGGACCACACACAATGGCCGGTGACGATCCAACGCGTTACCGTACTTCTGACCTGGATAATGAATGGGAAAAGAAAGATCCGCTTGTTCGTTTCCGCAAGTTCCTTGAGGATAAGGGCATCTGGAATGAAGACATGGAAAACGAAGTAATAGAACAAGCAAAAGAAGATATTAAAGAAGCTATTAAAAAGGCTGATGATACACCTAAACAAAAGGTTACTGACCTTATGAACATTATGTATGAAGAAATGCCTTATAACCTAAAAGAACAGTATGAAATATACAAAGAAAAGGAGTCGAAGTAA